Part of the Flavobacterium sp. MDT1-60 genome, TTTATTCCTAAATCATCATTTGGTAAAACAACGTCTAACCAAGACGCCATATGAACTCCGGGATTTGTATTTATATATACTGCTACGGCTGCAGCAATAATACCCATTACTTTTTGAGAATCATTTCCTCCGTGGCCTAAACTAAAAGCAGCAGAAGATAATAATTGCATTTTTTTCAAAGCAGCATCAGCCTGATGAAGATTCAAACTACTGAATATCAAACAAAAAGCACTAACTGTTAAGATAATAAAGGCTACTAAAAACCATTTAATATTGTGTGGATCAAAAGCTACACTCCAAAAATGAGAATCAAATCGAGGTTTGCCATGCTTAAGAATCTCTTCGTAAGGTACCATTAGATTGCTCACAACCCAAACAGTTGCGATCATTAAAGCTATAGTAAATAGTTTAGGTCCTATAATTTTACGAGAAGCATTTAACAGCCAAATTGATATTAAATAAGAAGCTAATGCTCCCAATAATGGCGCTAAAACAATAAAAGCTATAATGATAAGGACTCCCGAAGGCATTCCCCCATCTTTTCCTGCTTTATACCAGCTTACGATTTCGTACCAATAATGAGTAGTTCCATCTTCTCCGGCATAACCTGAAAAACCATGTACAGCGATCGCATGCGCCACTGCTGCTCCGGCGAAACCACCAATTAAAGTATGTGATGAACTTGAAGGAATTCCTAACCACCAAGTCAATAAATTCCAACAAATAGCTGCAATAACACCGGCAAGGATAACAACAAGATTAATTTCCATAGTGTGCGCTGTTTTTGCAACAGTATCTGCAACACCAAATCCGAAAACCCAATAAGCCAGAAAGTTAAAAAATGCTGCCCAAAGAACGGCCTGAAAAGGCGTTAGAACCTTTGTAGCAACAACAGTCGCTATAGCATTTGCCGCATCATGAAAACCATTGATGTAATCAAAAATTAAAGCTAATACTATAATAATTATAAGTAGCGTCATAAAATTATA contains:
- a CDS encoding inorganic phosphate transporter; translation: MTLLIIIIVLALIFDYINGFHDAANAIATVVATKVLTPFQAVLWAAFFNFLAYWVFGFGVADTVAKTAHTMEINLVVILAGVIAAICWNLLTWWLGIPSSSSHTLIGGFAGAAVAHAIAVHGFSGYAGEDGTTHYWYEIVSWYKAGKDGGMPSGVLIIIAFIVLAPLLGALASYLISIWLLNASRKIIGPKLFTIALMIATVWVVSNLMVPYEEILKHGKPRFDSHFWSVAFDPHNIKWFLVAFIILTVSAFCLIFSSLNLHQADAALKKMQLLSSAAFSLGHGGNDSQKVMGIIAAAVAVYINTNPGVHMASWLDVVLPNDDLGIKGVMPGWIPLACYSAIAAGTLSGGWKIVKTMGSKITKVTSFEGVAAETAGALTLYFTEHLKIPVSTTHTITGSIIGVGLTKRVSAVRWGVTVSLIWAWILTIPISAILAGLVYFVLSVFIS